The genomic stretch GCGTCGTCGAGGCCATAGAAGGCCCTGCTGGTCTCGGCCAAGTGCCATCAGCTTGGGAGCTTGTCCGGACGCCAGTTGATCAACCTCCCTCGACTGCTAGCACATCCATGGTATCATTAGCACCTTCATAGAGAAAACTAGTGCCAGCATGCGGTGCGGTACCCGTAGACTTCAACTGCCCGGCCCCCATGCTCCCAAGCTTCCAGCGTCCTGGGATCGCCTCAATCACCGGCCCACATGGCCAGAGTCGACCCCGATCGCGCATCAGCCAACGAGGCAGAGTGGATGTGGACAATTTATACTCCCTGCCTCCTACTCTTTCGGCACCCCGGCGGGATACCTCGTCATTATCTTTTCGTCTCGCCGTCTCCTGTTCTGCGTCCGTCGTCGTTATCGTTGGTCGAGTCGTGCTCGTTGGCTTTGAGCGACAATCTTCAGCCTCAAACAATCAACAGCTTTGAGGGAGATTGTCTGGGTCAGAAGCcgttttgtctcttttttttttttttttttttttttttttttttttttttttaattttgaTTTTCATTTTCCGCCTCGATGGATTAATTGCAACCGACAACTTGCCGCCAAGCCTCTCTAGGCaactctgcttctttctttcctctttctttcccttgcGTCTTTGTGTCTTTAGGTGAGTCTCAAGTGGCAGGAGCGAACAGCACCCTTGCGCACCAGCCCGCCTGTCTTGCGAGCTGTCTTTGAGAATACAAAGCTGATCATGTCTTGTTGAATCACCTCAGCTCTCATATTTTATTTACACCACGGCATTTACgcgccatcgccgtcgaAACTCTTCCTTGACAcccgccgcctcctttgTGTTTCATTCGAAGTCCCTTTCGTTTTCGCTTTCATTAGTTGGCCGGGCCTTCTTCCAAGAAACCATTATCAGTCCAAGCATTCAATTTTTCAGCATTGAAACGGATTTCCCACCAACCATTTCTCGGATTTTTATCTTACCTTACGGATTGCACATCTAAGATCTCAGCCAACGCAAatacagcatcatcaaccgtTTCTTACAGCAAGCAAGTTTAGGCGCATTTGTATTATACGACGTTATCGCCTGTCCTACTGGAGAACTTGCCTGTTTGACATTTACACGGAGCCCGGGGCGCCGTAAAGTTACTATAGTTCAACAGCGTCTGATATAGCCGCTTGGTAGTAGACTATATGAGCGGTTGGAAACTCGCAATTTCGACTTGGCTAATCTGATATTGTCATCATTTGGCCCAATCCAGTCAAAATGACGGCCTGGACAGACGATGAGTACATGAATGCGCAGGGCGCAGCCTCGCTGCCTCCACGAGAATATGTTCCTTACAGAACTCCGTCGACTAAATCAAGAAAGTCACGACGTTCGGCACGCTCAACCACCCcccagcgaagaagaagatatcgCCGTCTAGGAATGGAAACGCCTCCAAACGTTCATCAAGAGATATAACAACCGATGAGCAAATCAGTATCCTCGATCCAAGGCGCTTCACCCCTACTCTACACGCCAACTTGGTGTCTGAAATTTTGTCACTACGAAGAGATCAGGAAGAGAAAACCAGAGTAATTGAGAGCCTCGAAAGCACGCTCCAGACAAGCAGAGAGGAGCAAGAGGCGTTACAGAACAGTATCAACGCATCGGCCAAAGAGACACGCTCACTACAGCGGCAGTTATCTTTACTAGAGGGTGGAACTTCCTCGGCCTTGGGCGACCTTTCGCGAGAAAGGGATGAAGCTGTTGACTCTGCAGCCGATGTTAAGAAGCGCTTAGAGGCTGCTCAGAAGAAGATTCGCAGCCAAGAGGAAGACTCCCAGCGAGTTCATGATTCATgggctgaagaaaaagaaatctggGAAGATGAAAAACGCAAATATGAGCGCCGAATTCATGTGGCGGAAAGCCGCCTCAAAATAGTGCTTGATGAGGTAGAGGCCTATCAAGCTAATCACGTACAGGGAGCTGCTCAGCAGGGCAATGGGCACGAGAGTGAAGGTGAAGACAGTGGTAGAGAAAACGATGTGGCTAGTGTCAGAACAATGAGCCTTACGAGCAGCATTCGGTACTCTTTGGCCAACGGACCCGGATTTTCTCTCAACGGATTCTCCCTGGCAGATGAGCTCAAGTTCGACGATACTGACGACCAGACCGATATTGACGGACGTGAGAGTGTCTTCTCGAGCCCACGAATCGCGAGCCCACGACAACATCGACGAACATTTAGTCGCGAGAGCGCTGTTAGCAAGTTCCACCGGAAGAATAAGAGCATTGATAGCTTGAAGCGTACTAGCAGCATCGCACGTGGTAGGGTTTTCATGAACCAGTCGGTTCTAGAGGCGCTCGAaggcgaggatgaagaaacagaaggagaagattcTCGTCCCGCTCTAGCTGCCGCTCCCGTTATAAGGCCATCATACGCCGACGCAGGAGTTCAATCTATGTCTGCCTCTGAAAACTCATACAATAATGCTGAGACCCAGTGCTCCCCTATTCCCGAGCATACGTACAGCGATGCAAGCGTTCAATGCTCCCCTGCTCCGGCTCCCACTCCAGCTCCTAAGCCTTTACACGTTGACACAGGAATTCAATACTCCCCTGTTGCCGAGCCTTCATATAGCGACGCTGGAATTCagtcttctcttgcttctgaGAACCCATACACCGACACAGGAATTCAGTACTCTCCTATTTCTGAACACTCATACGCCGATACGGGAGCTCAGTATTCTGCACCGCCTTCCCCTGTATTGGAGGTTGTCGAGCCTGTCGAGCTGGAGTCTGCTATCTCAGAAGTAGTTGAAAAGAAACCGGAGCCAAAGACTCCTCCCCGTTCATCGGAAGTCGAAGCAAATCAGCGAAAGAAGCGTGTTAGCCTACCTCTTACCATCGAAACACCGGCTATTCTCCAGCGCATGGTATCATCCGCTTCCCAAACAGTTGAAATTCCTTTGACGCCTCCAAAGACGCCAAGTTCGCTGCACGCCGTTCCCGAATCTTCGCCTGTCGAAGTCAAAACGCCAAAGGTTGAGCCAAAGATGGTAGCTTCGTCTACACAGACTGAggctcctgctgctgctgctgctgcaccaCCTATACCGCTACCACCAATAGATACACGGATTCCGAGTATCAGTATCCAGCCACCAACCAGTCGGCCTGCATCGCCGCACACACCCAAGCTACCCCAATATTTCAAAGACATCGGCTGCCAGGTTAATATCCCTATTAAAGTGGATACAGTTGATTCATGCTCCCAGACGGAGGCAATCCAAGTTGACAAGAGGCGGCTGGCCAATCTACCAGCACATCTTCAGCCCTCTTCTATCACCTCTCGGCCTACATCCCCTCATCCATCGGGCGTTGCTGTTCTCGACAAGAGTGCTCTTCCTGGTAATGTACCTCCTCGAAATCCTCGACGATTGGAAAGCAGCCGGTACAGTACCGaacttccatcttcccccATCAGTATCTCGATGGATGGCCCAGATGTACACGAGTTCAATGACGATCTTCTCCTGTCCAACCCGCACGCTCCGATAATACCGCCTCGTCGATTCAGCAGCCTCTTTTCCGGCTTTTACACTGATTcagatgagattgacgagTTTGGAGAACTGGACTTTAGTGACTCTGAGTACAGAACAGCTTTGACGGCACCTAGGCCTCCATCCAACTTGAGCCGAACGGGCAAGCGAAGTTCTGTGGGTACAGTGTCGACCTCGCCGGATCAGCATTCCAAACGCTCTGGCAGGACGTCTGCAAGATCAGTGAGGAGTGACCTGTATAgtgttgaagaagatggtcTTAGATCCGGCAGGTCGAGCAGGGCCACGGAGAAGTCACCTGTGCCTGCTGCAAGCACATCGAACCGTAACAACAACGCTATACGCAATGCTACCATGGTTCAGACTGGTATGGTCAACTATCCTACCATTGTTGAGCCTAAGAATCCACCACCGTTTCCTATACCAGCCCGAGCGAGTTCACGGCGGCCTTCACGGCAGCCATCTATCAGCACCAGCATTCCAAGTGATGGACGCAGCACTCCATCAAACACTAGCTGGCATCGTCGAAGCGGTAGCCGTACTTATCCTGTCAATAACGTTCGCCGTGTCCGCTCTGCAAATCAGCTGCCACCCCATGAACGCCACCAGAGGACAGGTAGTCGCACACCACCATTGTCGCCATCTACTGAAGCTCCTGACAGCCCTGGTCTCCCTCCCCTGCCTCGAAATGACATTACTACGCCGCGTAGGGGCGAAGACAGCAGCTATAGAAAACATCGCCACCAATTATCCAATAACACAGTCGTGACTGCCAACACAGAAGCCCCGTCACACACGAGTTCACAATCACCGGGAGTGGTGGATGCGATTGCGCAGACTATGGTTGGCGAATGGATGTTCAAATATGTTCGCAGGCGGAAATCGTTTGGTGTTGGAGATAGTGCGCATAAAGACGAAAACAGCAACGATAGACACAAGCGATGGGTTTGGATAGCGCCGTATGAGAGAGCTATTCTATGGAGCAGCAAGCAACCGTCTTCTGGTAGTGCTCTATTGGGGAAAACGGGCCGCAAGCTGGCTATCCAGTCGGTGCTCGACGTTAAAGACGACAATCCCTCGCCTAGGGGCATTACTACACCCATCTTTAACAGATCAATCTTGATTCTCACACCGCAGAGAGCCCTCAAATTCACAGCTTCCACAGCAGAGAGACACTACCTCTGGCTGACAGCTTTATCATTCCTCGCCCATTCTTACCAAGCAGTCCCTGACGTTATAACTcctcagccacagcaacaCCTTTCAGTTAAACAGCGGCCTCTTCCGAATTTTGAACCACCACGACCTACCAAGCTGACAAGAGGCGGGATCCGAGATTCTATTCGGCTAGCTAAAGGTCGGGCCGTTGCGCCGAAGGCCGAGCTGGCGAGCATGCCCAGCATTCCTGATGTTCCGACATTGAGAATGGGTGATGTAGCCAGCTTTCGAGTGGCAGAGTCCGTATCCGGGCCTGGACACGCTAGGGAAGAATCCGTGGACCCTGCCCAGCCACCCATGATACGTCGCTTCAATAACGAGCGTACAGGCCATAACCAGACGAACCACGGCCGCAAGCGAAGCAATACGGGAGGCAATGTTCACCCGCCGCTATCCTTCCGAGGCTTCTCGCCAGCTCTGGGTGAGAGCAGCCACCACTCTACAAACAGCACAGCCGGCGCTAGTATTGATACTGCTGGCTCTTCTGATATCTACGCTTCTCAGGGCTCTACCATTGGGAGCTGGGGTATAGCTCAATCATCCGTGTCGGCAGTATCGTCACAAGGCAACTTCTTTGACGCAATCGGGACTGTGCGAATGGAAGCATTCATCAGCCCTCATACTCACCAACAGTACGATGAATACCCAGAGGATGACCATAGATCGCTTGcacggaagaagagcaaggaatTTCGCCGACGTACGAGCCGGCATCGACGTCGAGCCCAAATGTCTAGAAGCGCGCGAGGATCTGATGAATTCTTTGCCGGCAACAAGACAGCGGGAGAGGAAGACTTTTTTCAAGACGATCCCTTCAGCGGGTTTTAAACCACCCgatgaaaagaacaagataaaaaagtaaaatatcAAAATAAACACCAACCACGCTCCTTTAACCGATTTTATATACCATCGATCCGACTATAACGGATCGAGCAACACCACGACGGGATACcctgttttttctttttcctagCATACATACCAACATTTTGCTTCAAGCCTTGTATTGATATTGATACGAATTACGGTCATTGCCGCTCTAAttcactttttcttttcttttctttttttgctgtttATACCATTTCATATCATTTACGGTTCGCGGCGctggtttttttcttttctcgaatatatatatcttttgttttctttgtcgGTGGATGTATGATGGGACGAGAAGAGTCCACAAAACATATACAAAAAAGGGTATACACAAGAACAAACGGAGCAATTTCCACCATGATCTAATGCTGCGAGAGGCGTGTTTGGCCTGGGCATGGTAACATAGATTTGGAGATAGCAAGACGGAATGCTCTCTCAATACCTTGGTAGGTAGATTGGGCAGCTACTCTCTGGGAACACAAACGACTGAGAGGCAGCGCAAGCGGATAGTGCAAACTGAGTATAGTATGCTcgtaatattaaaagaataaaaagaacaaTTCATTCATCTATATCTTGAAAGTGATGTTGGCATAGTTGATTTTGCTGCTGAATTGCAGTCGAAGTAGGCTTGAATCTCCACATGCCAGGAAAGGCAACCATGTGTAACCCcgccaaaaggaaaaaaaagttacgCCGTACATTTGATTTTGGAACGCAACCCCGCCATCAACACCTTTGCCGAATGTTTGGCTTTTGAGCGTCTGCTGTGAAAAGTTATTTGGTTTGATGTGATTTATTACGAATATAGATCTTGAAGGCCAGTACAAAGGAAAGACATTGGAGGAGAGCCACGAATATGGAGGCCGAGACATTGGAACAAATGCAGGCGCGGCACCGCCGTGAGCTGAAGGATCTCCAGGGAAGAATCacaagcaagaagaagaacgccACAAAGAAGACGCGCAAGGGCGTCAATGACGAATGCGCCGAGATGGAACGCCAGTTGAGAGAGACGCAAGCTTCCGAAGTCGCCGCCTTGAACGGAGAAGTCGAGGAAGAtgttgaggaagagggaCAAGACGACGAGACGCCCGGCGGGACAGAGGTGCTGGAAAATGCAACTGCGAAgctcaagattgaagaggacaatgctcagcagcagcagcagcagcagcagcctggaaAGAAGCGAAATCGACAAAAGGAGCGCCTCGCACGCCGCGCCGCCGAGCAAGAGGCCGCCATGCTCAACGCCGAGCAGGAAGCCTCGTCCATGACAGACCACCGCGCGCGCGAAAGCACATACATGAAGAGCGCATTTGCGACGCATAAGCTCACCGAGAAGGACATTCAACCAGACGGCCACTGCCTGTTCTCAGCGCTGGCGGACCAGCTCTCCCACAATGGCATCCCTCtgggcggtggcggcgacAAGGAAGCAGAAGAGCCTGCGTACAAGACGATGCGGAAGACGGCGACGGGATACATGGAGGCGCATGCGGATGACTTTGCGCCGTTTCTGGAGGAGGATTTCGGGGGGTAcgtgaagaagatgcggGACACGGCAGAGTGGGGTGGGCAGTTGGAGTTGATGGCCGTGGCGAGGCAGTATGGGGTTGAGATTAAGGTGATTCAGGATGGGAGGACGGAGAATATCAGCGGCAGGCAAGAAGAccaggagggagaggaggcgAAGACGTTGTGGTTGGCGTATTATCGACATGGATATGGGCTGGGAGAACATTACAACTCTTTGAGaagggcgacgacgacgacgacagcggcAACCACGGCGgaacgaggatgatgacgatacTGACAATGATATATCGGGcctattatttactttatgTTTGCTTCCCATGTCTACagggactttttttttatcctcggcttcttccttttgcgATGCGGAAGATGAAAAGTTCACAGACGCCAAACTCCTTTTTCCTTTGGGTCCTACCACCACCCTCCCTTTTTTATACTACTGCTATATACGGAAACCCCCCCCCAGCATCCACCAGCACCGTTACTACCGGGACCACACGGAGATGAAGTCCCTGACGGTCCCGTCTTCATTCAAGCCCGCCTTGTGTGTCCTCGGCGGCTTCACCAGACACACGCGATGCAGCGCATCCGGGTGAGGCTGCTTGGGACTCGTGCTCGACTTGACGTTGCCGTCGTCGGTGTACTCGACAGGCTCGCCGGGATTGGCGAGGAGAGCCTCGTAGACCTCGGGCCAGACGCCCCAGGGGGGGCCCTGCAGCGAGAGAGGCTTTCCGGAGGGGAACTCGAGGCAGATGAGCTGGCCGCTGGGGGCGAGCAGTTGCGACATGCGCTTTGCCCACTTGGGGCGTTCGGAGGGCTGTAGGGCGCAGAGgaactggaagaagagggttAGGTGTTTGGCTGCCTTTGTTATAGACCGGGTGGTATCTTTAGAtagatgatgaagcagcaTCTTGCAACTCAAAACTCACCGTGTAATCGTATATCAGGTCAAACTTTTGCGtgccctcgccgccctcgccgccctcCCACGCCTCGCCAAAGAAGTCGCCCGAGACCCACGTCACGCGACCGCACTCGACGCCGGCCTCGCTCGACTTGTACTGCACTTTGGCCTGGTTCTCCCTCGCGGCGCCGAGCGCGCGGTGGCTGTAGTCCAGGCCGACGACGTCGTAGCCCAGcgagctcagcagcagcacgtcGTGGCCGACGCCGCAGCCCGGGATCAGCGCCGAGCGGCGGACGACGTGGCCCGAGGCGTCGCGGAGGGGGTTGCCGCGCGGGTCGCGCTCGAGCGACGGCGGGATCAGGTCGGTGCGCTGGGCGAGCAGGTCGGCGAGGGCGAGCGACGGGCCGGCGCGGTCCCAGGGCGTGAAGGACTCTGCGTAAAGGGCGTCCCAGGCGTCGTTGTGGGCGGAGACGGGTTTGGAGGCGAAGTGGTCGCGGAGTTTGGGCGCGGTGGAAGTGGCCATGGTTGCGGTGAGTTGTGTGGTCTGGGTTTGAGAAGAGGTTGGTATGTTAGAATATAGGTGAGCAATAGATTAGATGtatagagagagaagggagTGAGAGAGtgaggtatatatatatgagcAGCCTTTGGATCCCGGCTTTGGGGGAAGAAAGTGAGGCTAGGCGCATCATCATAGAGGGGCACGCTTTGAACTTGCCTCTAGCAAAAAGAGTTCTGACAGCCACGCGAGAGTTGAGAAAGGATGTAAGCTTGAATGGCAAAAACTCAAACGACACCGAATCTCAATCGCTTACACTGAAATAACGAAAGAAGCGAGCGAAGCGAGTGCGTGGATGATTTGCAAAGGTGAAGCATGACGATGGGGGTCCTTTATTGGTGGCGGGCGAAGCTTACTAGAAGCGTATTGCGTCTTTCTAACTGTAAGTTTTAAGCCGGGAGGTGGGGCGGGATCTCGGCGCATGGGATTATTCGGAGCTGGGGAAATGGGGTTGGTGAGGCTTTGGGCTACCTTTTTGTTGAGTAGAAGCTGTCAATTGATGTAATCCATGAATCTATAATTTAATGAGGAGAGTTTAAGTcaattattataaagcttgGGTATATATATCCATTTATTCTCTATGTAGACGCTGTACATTCAAACGTTGCATTCTTCTGGAGCCGCAGTGGGAATGTCATCTGCGGTCCGCGTATCGATAAGGCTAAGCTCGAcccaaaaaggagaagagctgaAGGGCGAAACGGGTTTAGTTTCGAACTGCAGAGCATAACCATAGCTCGGTACAAGACTGGGCCGTGGGCCGAGGCACGCTGCGGATGACATCTTTGAGATGGTTGAGATGTTGGGTTTTTGATGACAATGTTCTTTgcattcttcttcacatATCCGATTCGAATTGTTTGAAATTGAATTGATACAGCCTTGTATAAGCGCATATTCACGTCGTTTTACTAGATACCACGTCATCATGGATGTCAACAATCTATTCAGCGTCAAGGTACagtgctcttcttccccattTCGTGCAGACAGAACAACTCACTATTTCATTCACAGGGCAAAGTCGTGCTCGTCACCGGAGGCAAGTCTCTCGTTGATCCAACCCCATTGCCTCAGCTGACCTTTTCCCCCTCCAGGCGCCAAAGGCATCGGCCGCATGATCGCCCAAGGCTTCGTCGAAAACGGCGCCAAGGTCTACCTCACCGGCCGCGACGCTCCGGCCTGCTcttctgccgccgccgacctCACGTCGCTCGCGCGCAACGGCGGCTCCGCGCACGCGCTGCCCGGCGACCTGCAGGACCTCGCGCAGGTGCAGGACCTGGTGCGCCGCCTGACGGCCCTCGAGCCGGCCGGGCTGCACGTGCTGGTCAACAACGCCGGCGCGGCCTGGGGCGCCGACATCGACTCGTTCCCGGACCACGCGTGGAACAAGGTGCTGACGCTCAACCTGCACCGCGTCTTCAGCCTGACGCAGCTGTGCCTGCCGCTGCTCGAAAAGGTCGCCCGCCACGACGACCCGGCCCGCGTCATCCATATCGGCAGCATCGACGGCATCCGCGTGCCCACCGTGTCCAACATCGCCTACGCCGCGAGCAAGGCCGGCCTGCACCACATGTCGAGCgtgctggccaaggagctgggcCCGCGCTACATCACCAGCAACGTGCTGGCGTGCGGGCCGTTTGC from Trichoderma atroviride chromosome 3, complete sequence encodes the following:
- a CDS encoding uncharacterized protein (EggNog:ENOG41), with protein sequence MSLTSSIRYSLANGPGFSLNGFSLADELKFDDTDDQTDIDGRESVFSSPRIASPRQHRRTFSRESAVSKFHRKNKSIDSLKRTSSIARGRVFMNQSVLEALEGEDEETEGEDSRPALAAAPVIRPSYADAGVQSMSASENSYNNAETQCSPIPEHTYSDASVQCSPAPAPTPAPKPLHVDTGIQYSPVAEPSYSDAGIQSSLASENPYTDTGIQYSPISEHSYADTGAQYSAPPSPVLEVVEPVELESAISEVVEKKPEPKTPPRSSEVEANQRKKRVSLPLTIETPAILQRMVSSASQTVEIPLTPPKTPSSLHAVPESSPVEVKTPKVEPKMVASSTQTEAPAAAAAAPPIPLPPIDTRIPSISIQPPTSRPASPHTPKLPQYFKDIGCQVNIPIKVDTVDSCSQTEAIQVDKRRLANLPAHLQPSSITSRPTSPHPSGVAVLDKSALPGNVPPRNPRRLESSRYSTELPSSPISISMDGPDVHEFNDDLLLSNPHAPIIPPRRFSSLFSGFYTDSDEIDEFGELDFSDSEYRTALTAPRPPSNLSRTGKRSSVGTVSTSPDQHSKRSGRTSARSVRSDLYSVEEDGLRSGRSSRATEKSPVPAASTSNRNNNAIRNATMVQTGMVNYPTIVEPKNPPPFPIPARASSRRPSRQPSISTSIPSDGRSTPSNTSWHRRSGSRTYPVNNVRRVRSANQLPPHERHQRTGSRTPPLSPSTEAPDSPGLPPLPRNDITTPRRGEDSSYRKHRHQLSNNTVVTANTEAPSHTSSQSPGVVDAIAQTMVGEWMFKYVRRRKSFGVGDSAHKDENSNDRHKRWVWIAPYERAILWSSKQPSSGSALLGKTGRKLAIQSVLDVKDDNPSPRGITTPIFNRSILILTPQRALKFTASTAERHYLWLTALSFLAHSYQAVPDVITPQPQQHLSVKQRPLPNFEPPRPTKLTRGGIRDSIRLAKGRAVAPKAELASMPSIPDVPTLRMGDVASFRVAESVSGPGHAREESVDPAQPPMIRRFNNERTGHNQTNHGRKRSNTGGNVHPPLSFRGFSPALGESSHHSTNSTAGASIDTAGSSDIYASQGSTIGSWGIAQSSVSAVSSQGNFFDAIGTVRMEAFISPHTHQQYDEYPEDDHRSLARKKSKEFRRRTSRHRRRAQMSRSARGSDEFFAGNKTAGEEDFFQDDPFSGF
- a CDS encoding uncharacterized protein (BUSCO:EOG092D3VPE~MEROPS:MER0400048), with product MEAETLEQMQARHRRELKDLQGRITSKKKNATKKTRKGVNDECAEMERQLRETQASEVAALNGEVEEDVEEEGQDDETPGGTEVLENATAKLKIEEDNAQQQQQQQQPGKKRNRQKERLARRAAEQEAAMLNAEQEASSMTDHRARESTYMKSAFATHKLTEKDIQPDGHCLFSALADQLSHNGIPLGGGGDKEAEEPAYKTMRKTATGYMEAHADDFAPFLEEDFGGYVKKMRDTAEWGGQLELMAVARQYGVEIKVIQDGRTENISGRQEDQEGEEAKTLWLAYYRHGYGLGEHYNSLRRATTTTTAATTAERG
- a CDS encoding uncharacterized protein (EggNog:ENOG41), with the protein product MDVNNLFSVKGKVVLVTGGAKGIGRMIAQGFVENGAKVYLTGRDAPACSSAAADLTSLARNGGSAHALPGDLQDLAQVQDLVRRLTALEPAGLHVLVNNAGAAWGADIDSFPDHAWNKVLTLNLHRVFSLTQLCLPLLEKVARHDDPARVIHIGSIDGIRVPTVSNIAYAASKAGLHHMSSVLAKELGPRYITSNVLACGPFATKMMRATLDAAGEYIRSELPLRRIGTPEDVAGASLFLASRAGAFCNGALIRIDGGASHVSKL